The segment GGAACGAAGGCGCACCGGACGCATGGCTCGAAGTGAACACAACGGTTGCAGAAGCACTTGAAGGTATCAAACCAGGCGATGAAATTATCGTTATTACCTGGTTTCACAAGGCTCATCGAAATACATTGAAGCTGCATCCTCGAGGGGACAAAAGTATGCCTCTGAAGGGCTCCTTTGCAACGCGGTCTCCTGATAGACCAAATCCAATTGGATTGCACCGGGTTACGGTTCTTGAAATCACCGGGAATAGATTAAAAGTGGGCCCTATAGAAGCTGTTGATGGAACACCCGTAATCGATATCAAGCCAGCACTTCCCCGAACAGAAGACTCATAACAAGAGTGGA is part of the Sulfuricurvum sp. IAE1 genome and harbors:
- the tsaA gene encoding tRNA (N6-threonylcarbamoyladenosine(37)-N6)-methyltransferase TrmO, with the translated sequence MIKASYKIEPIGIVRSELVNCEAAPHQGNEGAPDAWLEVNTTVAEALEGIKPGDEIIVITWFHKAHRNTLKLHPRGDKSMPLKGSFATRSPDRPNPIGLHRVTVLEITGNRLKVGPIEAVDGTPVIDIKPALPRTEDS